In a single window of the Melioribacteraceae bacterium genome:
- the gyrB gene encoding DNA topoisomerase (ATP-hydrolyzing) subunit B has translation MAKGNGNGNGNGNSQAKYDASSINVLKGLEAVRKRPAMYIGDVGSRGLHHLINEVVDNSIDEALAGYNDRVIVTIHKDQSVTVEDRGRGIPVDVHPEEKKSALEVVMTVLHAGGKFDKNSYKVSGGLHGVGVSVVNALSEWCIVEVKRDGKIHQQEYRCGIPKGGVKQVGTYKSETTGTKVTFKPDREIFKTTKFHFDTVAERLRELAYLNKEVTMTLKDEADGLEEVFKFKGGLIDFVKYLDESRNPIHKPIYIEGEKDDIPVEIAFEYSDSYSENIHTYVNNINTIEGGTHLVGFRTAITRTFNNYAAKNGLIKENSKISLTGEDYKEGLTAVISVKVMEPQFEGQTKTKLGNSEVKSAVEMLVGEKLSEFLEENAPIAKKVIDKCMRAAEAREAARKARELVRRKNALDSMHLPGKLADCSINDPEHCEIYIVEGDSAGGSAKQGRDRRFQAILPIRGKILNVEKAKLNKVLENQEIQAIISAVGAGIGEDFNAEKSRYGKIILMADADVDGSHIRTLLLTFFYRHMKELITSGRVYIAQPPLYKIKKGKEEHYAFDDDERDKILKRMKGDVKTKEEEVEVEEIEEVEETTTTTRKIVISRYKGLGEMNPEQLWSTTMNPETRTVLQVNLESAAAADKIFETLMGDAVEPRRAFIEKHAKYANLDI, from the coding sequence ATGGCAAAAGGAAATGGAAACGGCAATGGTAACGGGAACTCGCAAGCAAAATATGACGCGAGTAGTATTAATGTTTTAAAAGGATTAGAAGCCGTTCGCAAAAGACCGGCAATGTATATAGGAGATGTCGGTTCGCGCGGACTCCACCACTTGATAAACGAAGTTGTTGATAATTCAATTGATGAGGCGCTTGCGGGTTATAACGACAGAGTAATTGTTACTATTCATAAAGATCAAAGCGTTACCGTTGAAGATAGGGGACGAGGCATTCCTGTTGATGTTCATCCCGAAGAAAAAAAGTCAGCGCTTGAAGTCGTAATGACCGTTCTTCATGCTGGAGGTAAGTTCGACAAAAACTCATATAAAGTATCTGGCGGTTTACATGGCGTGGGAGTTTCGGTTGTAAATGCTCTTTCTGAGTGGTGTATTGTTGAGGTAAAAAGAGATGGTAAAATTCATCAGCAGGAATACCGGTGTGGAATTCCAAAAGGTGGAGTTAAACAAGTTGGTACTTATAAAAGTGAGACTACAGGAACTAAGGTTACATTTAAACCAGACAGAGAAATATTTAAAACTACAAAATTTCATTTTGATACCGTTGCAGAAAGACTTCGTGAGCTTGCTTATCTAAATAAAGAAGTAACCATGACTCTCAAAGATGAAGCTGATGGGCTTGAAGAGGTTTTTAAATTTAAGGGTGGCTTAATAGATTTTGTGAAGTATCTCGATGAAAGCAGAAATCCAATTCACAAACCAATTTATATTGAAGGGGAAAAGGATGATATACCGGTAGAAATTGCGTTCGAGTATTCTGATTCATATAGCGAAAACATTCATACTTATGTAAATAATATAAATACTATTGAAGGGGGAACTCACTTGGTGGGTTTTAGAACAGCAATTACTAGAACTTTTAATAATTATGCCGCAAAAAACGGACTGATAAAAGAAAACAGCAAAATCAGTTTAACAGGTGAAGATTATAAAGAAGGTTTAACAGCGGTAATTTCTGTGAAAGTGATGGAGCCGCAATTTGAAGGACAGACAAAAACTAAACTTGGCAATAGTGAAGTAAAATCAGCTGTGGAAATGCTTGTCGGTGAAAAGCTATCAGAGTTTTTGGAAGAGAACGCACCAATTGCAAAAAAGGTTATTGATAAATGTATGCGTGCCGCCGAAGCTAGAGAAGCAGCTAGAAAAGCAAGAGAACTTGTTAGAAGAAAAAACGCTCTAGACTCAATGCATCTTCCTGGTAAACTTGCTGATTGCTCAATAAACGATCCCGAGCATTGCGAAATATATATTGTTGAAGGAGACTCCGCGGGCGGCTCGGCTAAACAGGGTAGAGATAGAAGGTTCCAGGCAATTTTACCTATTCGTGGTAAAATCTTAAATGTTGAAAAAGCAAAACTCAACAAGGTTTTAGAAAACCAGGAAATTCAAGCTATCATTTCTGCGGTTGGTGCTGGAATTGGAGAAGATTTTAATGCAGAAAAGTCTCGATATGGAAAAATTATATTAATGGCAGATGCCGACGTTGACGGAAGCCATATAAGAACTCTTCTCTTAACGTTCTTTTATAGACACATGAAAGAGTTAATAACATCTGGCCGGGTTTATATTGCTCAACCACCTCTCTATAAGATTAAAAAAGGAAAAGAAGAACATTACGCATTTGATGATGATGAAAGAGATAAAATATTAAAACGAATGAAGGGGGATGTAAAAACCAAAGAAGAAGAAGTTGAAGTAGAGGAAATAGAAGAGGTTGAAGAAACAACAACAACAACAAGAAAAATTGTAATATCCCGCTATAAAGGATTGGGTGAAATGAACCCGGAACAATTATGGTCAACAACCATGAATCCGGAAACCCGTACTGTATTACAGGTTAATTTAGAAAGTGCGGCTGCAGCCGATAAAATATTTGAGACTCTAATGGGCGATGCAGTTGAACCGCGCCGTGCCTTTATTGAAAAACATGCTAAATATGCTAATCTAGATATATAA
- a CDS encoding DNA replication/repair protein RecF, whose amino-acid sequence MFLKQIELKNFRLHTNTSIKFSERLNLIIGGNGQGKTSILEAIYYLCTTKNLNLSSESDVPTFGSYSFEVQGVFFERTENISRFNYDSQKNKKSYFLDDKQIFSSANIIGKFPIVALIQSDHAITLGAPSERRRFVDSVLSQASQTYLQLLIEYNKILKQRGALLSQIRESRDRNLFSQIEVWTEALIKSGSQIIKHRFDFIEEFNPFIKDVYTNIVEKKEIPKVKYNTIEFENYSEISKNLQKKIEASAQDEYRRGINLVGPHRDDYIFTVNDLELRRFGSQGQHKTFQIALRFAQFFYLKDKLAKTPMFLMDDVFGELDKSRAYRISNYIAEIGQSFITLTDLTNIENLNINNGTLVIEVNNGNSIVA is encoded by the coding sequence ATGTTTCTTAAGCAAATTGAATTAAAGAACTTCAGACTTCATACAAACACATCAATAAAGTTCTCTGAAAGGCTAAATCTTATTATTGGCGGAAACGGACAGGGAAAAACATCTATTTTAGAGGCAATTTATTACTTGTGCACTACAAAAAATTTAAATCTCTCGTCAGAGTCTGATGTACCCACGTTCGGTTCATATAGTTTTGAGGTGCAAGGAGTGTTTTTTGAACGAACAGAAAACATATCCCGCTTTAATTATGACAGCCAAAAAAATAAAAAATCATATTTTCTTGATGATAAACAAATTTTTAGCTCTGCAAACATAATTGGAAAGTTTCCAATAGTCGCTCTTATACAATCAGACCACGCCATAACACTTGGCGCTCCATCCGAAAGAAGAAGATTTGTTGATTCTGTTCTGTCGCAAGCAAGCCAAACATATCTACAATTATTAATTGAGTATAATAAAATTTTAAAACAACGCGGCGCACTTCTTTCACAAATAAGGGAATCTCGAGACAGAAATCTATTTAGCCAGATTGAAGTATGGACAGAAGCATTAATAAAATCGGGTTCCCAAATAATAAAACATCGGTTTGATTTTATTGAGGAATTTAATCCTTTTATTAAAGATGTTTACACAAACATAGTTGAGAAAAAAGAGATTCCTAAAGTAAAGTATAATACAATCGAGTTTGAAAACTATAGCGAGATAAGTAAAAACCTGCAAAAGAAAATAGAAGCATCGGCTCAAGATGAATATAGAAGAGGCATTAATTTGGTTGGTCCGCACCGGGACGATTATATTTTTACAGTGAATGATTTGGAGTTAAGAAGGTTTGGTTCGCAGGGTCAGCATAAAACATTTCAAATTGCATTAAGGTTTGCACAATTTTTTTATTTAAAAGATAAACTCGCAAAAACGCCAATGTTCTTAATGGATGATGTTTTTGGTGAACTAGATAAATCAAGAGCCTATAGAATTAGTAATTATATCGCCGAAATTGGTCAATCATTTATTACTCTTACTGATTTAACTAATATAGAAAACTTAAATATTAATAACGGAACATTAGTAATAGAAGTAAATAATGGAAACTCGATCGTGGCGTAA
- the dnaA gene encoding chromosomal replication initiator protein DnaA, translated as MQNLAELAHLQKSAVDVWKECLKIIKDNVPFITYNTWFLPIKPFDIENTILKVYVPNSFFIEWIEEHYNTLINKTIHQVLGSDGKLIYLILEEKEEPAEPHKFDTTSKNQVIETENRQPDFENYLNVRYTFENFIKGEGNQLARAAAFAIGENPGQTSFNPLFIYGGVGLGKTHLIHAIGNKVLEKDKSKKVIYISADAFTVEFVESIQNDTVNEFSSFYKTMDCLIIDDIQFLIGKEKTQDLFFQIFNTLHQSGKQVVLSSDKAPKDLKGLNERLISRFSWGLSADIQPPDFETRIAILKNKSETFGIYLSNETLEYIAQNITSNIRELEGCLIKLLANSSLNSKEIDFELVKKTVKEISTNKQVNISVELITKIVCDFFGVEENKLREKNRRKEVVMARQIAMYLAKTLTKSSLKTIGLQFGGRDHSTVIHAQTTVEELIKKDMQAREVIETLKNKIEMTVN; from the coding sequence ATGCAGAATTTAGCCGAGTTGGCGCATCTTCAAAAAAGCGCGGTAGATGTTTGGAAAGAATGTTTAAAAATAATTAAAGATAACGTTCCTTTTATAACATATAACACATGGTTCCTTCCTATAAAACCCTTTGATATAGAAAACACAATTCTAAAGGTTTATGTACCCAATAGTTTTTTTATTGAGTGGATAGAAGAACACTACAATACTCTTATAAATAAAACAATCCACCAAGTACTTGGTTCTGATGGAAAACTAATTTATTTAATATTAGAAGAGAAAGAAGAGCCCGCCGAACCGCATAAATTTGACACCACATCAAAAAATCAAGTTATTGAAACAGAAAACAGACAACCTGATTTTGAAAATTATTTAAATGTAAGATATACCTTTGAAAATTTTATAAAAGGGGAGGGGAATCAACTCGCAAGAGCTGCCGCTTTTGCAATTGGCGAAAACCCCGGACAAACATCTTTTAATCCTTTATTTATTTATGGTGGTGTTGGATTAGGTAAGACTCATTTAATACATGCTATTGGAAATAAAGTTTTAGAAAAAGATAAATCAAAAAAGGTAATTTATATATCTGCTGACGCTTTTACTGTTGAGTTTGTTGAGTCTATACAAAATGATACCGTGAATGAGTTCTCTAGTTTCTATAAAACAATGGATTGTTTAATTATTGATGACATACAATTTTTAATTGGTAAGGAAAAAACACAGGATTTATTTTTTCAGATTTTTAATACTCTTCACCAATCTGGAAAACAGGTTGTGTTATCGAGCGACAAAGCTCCTAAAGATCTGAAGGGATTAAACGAAAGGTTAATAAGTCGGTTTTCTTGGGGACTATCAGCAGATATTCAACCCCCCGATTTCGAAACAAGAATTGCGATCTTAAAAAATAAAAGTGAAACGTTCGGGATTTATTTATCTAACGAAACCCTTGAATATATTGCTCAAAATATAACTTCGAATATTAGAGAGTTGGAGGGTTGTTTGATAAAATTACTGGCAAACTCCTCGTTAAATTCCAAAGAAATAGATTTTGAACTTGTTAAAAAAACAGTAAAGGAAATATCAACAAATAAACAAGTAAATATTTCTGTAGAGTTGATAACTAAAATTGTTTGTGATTTTTTTGGTGTTGAGGAAAATAAATTAAGAGAAAAAAACAGAAGGAAAGAGGTGGTAATGGCTCGCCAAATAGCAATGTATTTGGCAAAAACTTTAACCAAATCTTCACTCAAAACAATTGGCCTTCAATTTGGTGGACGTGACCATTCCACTGTAATACACGCACAAACAACAGTTGAAGAGTTAATTAAAAAAGACATGCAGGCAAGAGAAGTTATAGAAACCCTCAAAAACAAAATAGAAATGACTGTAAATTAG
- a CDS encoding DUF721 domain-containing protein, with amino-acid sequence METRSWRNSFKKIDEVINVENEFWLLRETANNYRVVEEFSKIFPELTVIVKAVKVEKKVLFLKTENSVWKSELNFQKNALMEKINNYFNQPIIKHIKFL; translated from the coding sequence ATGGAAACTCGATCGTGGCGTAATAGCTTTAAAAAAATTGATGAAGTTATAAACGTCGAAAACGAATTTTGGCTTCTAAGAGAGACGGCAAATAATTACCGAGTAGTTGAAGAGTTTTCAAAAATATTTCCTGAACTCACGGTGATTGTAAAAGCGGTGAAAGTTGAAAAAAAAGTTCTTTTTTTAAAAACAGAAAACTCGGTTTGGAAAAGTGAATTAAATTTTCAAAAAAATGCTCTGATGGAAAAAATAAACAATTACTTTAATCAACCAATAATTAAACACATAAAATTTTTGTAA
- a CDS encoding asparaginase gives MKNILVVFTGGTFSMKIDESTKAAVPYFLGEDLLNMIPEAKSLANLTTYQFGNFPGPHITPPLMFDLSKKINSFVDDDLVDGIIITHGTDTLEETAYFLDLTIKTEKPIVVIGAMRTSSENNWDGPKNLLDAINIINNPNSTSMGVLVCLNGEINAASEVTKTHTEDIETFHSLDFGALGFVDKGRVWFNRTARKLESFSVNKINSKVDLIKVYAGMDEKFFTYSADSGAEGIVVEAMGVGNVPPPVFKGIKYILDKNIPVILVSRCPAGETLDIYGYEGAGKWLKQEGVIFSDYLNGQKARIKLIVCLGITQDHEELRKLFEE, from the coding sequence ATGAAGAACATTTTAGTTGTATTTACCGGCGGAACATTTTCTATGAAAATAGATGAATCTACTAAAGCGGCGGTTCCCTATTTTTTAGGGGAAGATTTACTAAATATGATTCCTGAAGCAAAATCATTGGCTAATCTCACTACATATCAATTTGGAAATTTTCCGGGACCACACATTACCCCACCGCTCATGTTCGATTTATCGAAAAAAATAAATTCATTTGTTGATGATGATTTGGTTGACGGCATTATAATTACTCACGGTACCGATACACTGGAAGAAACCGCCTACTTCTTGGATTTGACCATTAAAACAGAAAAACCAATTGTAGTAATTGGGGCAATGCGAACTAGTTCCGAAAATAATTGGGACGGCCCAAAAAACTTATTGGACGCGATTAATATTATTAATAATCCAAACAGCACGTCGATGGGAGTTTTGGTTTGTTTAAATGGAGAAATTAACGCGGCGAGCGAAGTTACAAAAACACACACAGAAGATATAGAAACGTTTCACAGTCTCGATTTTGGAGCGCTCGGTTTTGTTGATAAAGGAAGAGTTTGGTTTAATAGAACAGCAAGAAAACTAGAATCTTTTTCGGTAAATAAGATTAATTCCAAAGTAGATTTAATAAAAGTATATGCCGGAATGGATGAAAAGTTTTTTACATATTCAGCCGATAGCGGTGCAGAGGGGATTGTTGTTGAAGCAATGGGGGTTGGTAACGTTCCGCCACCTGTATTCAAAGGAATAAAATATATTCTTGATAAAAATATACCGGTAATTCTGGTCTCGAGATGTCCCGCAGGTGAAACTTTGGATATTTATGGTTATGAAGGTGCTGGAAAATGGTTAAAACAGGAGGGAGTTATTTTTTCAGATTATTTGAATGGACAAAAAGCTAGAATTAAATTGATTGTGTGTTTAGGGATTACTCAAGATCATGAAGAGTTAAGAAAGTTATTTGAAGAATGA
- the dnaN gene encoding DNA polymerase III subunit beta, which yields MEFKVNSKELEKLLSKIIPAVPTRTPMPILENFLFEVKDGLLTIYATDLEISLKSSLNIVSDENVEVVIPARLLNEIVKSLKETVIHFKFLPNNKINLLTDTGKYMISYLPADEFPEIASVDSEKGSGEINEFSINGVELRQAFDRGSFAMSKEEMRPAMMGTLFEFSKDGLRFVSTDGHRLVNLLKKNIVTSFSQQYVVPERAVSVLSKILDEKEVKIHLSKSYASFKLNDIELITRLISQKYPDYASVIPMENEFSLKVNTKDVHDSIKRMMLFSTTSTRRVKFSITKDMLNISAEDLDIGASGEEKVKCEYSGDELEIGFNSSYVNDMLSHLSGEEQIIFKLHSPTKAVLINPVKEKENEELIMLLMPVRLNT from the coding sequence ATGGAATTCAAGGTTAACAGTAAAGAACTAGAAAAACTTCTAAGTAAAATTATTCCGGCAGTTCCAACTCGCACTCCTATGCCAATTTTAGAAAATTTTCTTTTCGAAGTTAAAGATGGTTTGTTGACTATTTATGCAACTGATTTGGAAATCTCGCTGAAATCTTCCCTTAACATAGTTTCAGATGAGAACGTTGAGGTTGTAATTCCGGCAAGGCTATTAAACGAAATAGTAAAGTCGTTGAAAGAAACTGTTATCCATTTCAAGTTTTTACCTAACAATAAAATTAATTTGCTAACCGATACCGGCAAGTATATGATAAGTTATTTGCCAGCTGATGAATTTCCCGAAATAGCATCGGTTGATTCAGAAAAAGGATCCGGCGAGATTAATGAATTTTCTATAAATGGTGTTGAATTAAGACAGGCATTCGACCGCGGCTCATTTGCTATGAGTAAAGAAGAAATGAGACCAGCTATGATGGGTACTTTATTTGAGTTTTCAAAAGATGGTTTAAGATTTGTGAGTACCGATGGGCATCGATTAGTTAATCTGCTAAAGAAAAATATTGTAACAAGTTTTAGTCAGCAATATGTTGTTCCAGAAAGAGCTGTTTCTGTATTATCAAAAATATTAGATGAAAAAGAAGTTAAAATTCATCTTTCAAAATCATACGCATCTTTCAAATTAAACGACATAGAATTAATAACCAGATTGATATCACAAAAATATCCCGATTACGCAAGCGTAATTCCTATGGAAAATGAGTTTTCACTAAAAGTAAATACTAAAGATGTGCATGATTCAATTAAACGTATGATGTTGTTTTCAACTACAAGTACTCGCCGGGTTAAATTTTCAATTACAAAAGATATGTTAAATATTTCTGCCGAAGACCTTGATATTGGCGCTTCAGGCGAAGAAAAAGTTAAATGTGAATATTCTGGCGATGAACTTGAAATAGGTTTTAATTCCTCTTACGTCAATGATATGTTGAGCCATTTGTCAGGGGAAGAACAAATAATTTTTAAATTACACTCCCCAACAAAAGCAGTTTTAATAAATCCAGTTAAAGAAAAAGAGAATGAAGAACTAATAATGTTATTGATGCCGGTTCGGTTAAACACATAA
- a CDS encoding magnesium transporter, with the protein MNDKSTYKKSVLEYARKDFTALNKSITVDEALKKIRNEGAGERIVYFYVVDDNDVLVGVLPTRRLLIGRPEQKIEEIMVSRVAALPHTSTVYDACEFFVTYKFLAFPVVDENRKVVGVVDVNLFTEELLSLDPDIEDRSQYNDVFETIGFNISEIKNASPIKAWKIRVPWLLATVTSGTICAILTGFFEATLSESIIIAFFLTLILGLGESISIQSMTLAAQALHTAKPTLKWYTKNLIKESKTSFLLGISCGVIVSIVIVVWKGSLLTAIAVGLSILLVMIVAAFWGLTIPAVLHKTKLDPKIAAGPITLALTDICTIVFYLGLATIIL; encoded by the coding sequence ATGAACGATAAATCAACATATAAAAAATCTGTACTGGAATATGCAAGAAAAGATTTTACTGCTTTAAATAAAAGCATTACTGTTGATGAGGCTCTAAAAAAAATAAGAAACGAAGGCGCTGGTGAAAGAATCGTTTACTTTTATGTGGTTGATGATAACGACGTACTCGTGGGGGTTCTTCCCACAAGAAGACTTCTAATTGGAAGGCCAGAGCAGAAAATAGAAGAGATTATGGTTTCACGGGTTGCGGCGCTACCCCACACCTCTACTGTTTATGACGCATGCGAGTTTTTTGTTACGTATAAATTTTTAGCTTTTCCTGTTGTTGACGAAAATAGAAAAGTGGTTGGGGTTGTTGATGTAAATTTGTTTACGGAAGAGTTGTTAAGTTTAGACCCAGACATTGAGGATCGTTCACAATATAACGATGTGTTTGAAACTATTGGTTTTAACATTAGCGAAATTAAAAACGCCTCTCCTATTAAAGCTTGGAAAATAAGGGTACCCTGGCTGTTAGCTACTGTAACTAGCGGAACAATCTGTGCAATTTTAACTGGTTTTTTTGAGGCAACTCTTTCGGAAAGCATAATAATAGCTTTCTTTTTAACATTGATTTTAGGGTTGGGAGAGAGTATCAGTATTCAATCAATGACCCTTGCCGCACAAGCTTTGCATACTGCAAAACCAACGTTAAAATGGTACACTAAAAATTTAATAAAAGAATCGAAAACCTCTTTTTTGTTGGGAATAAGTTGTGGAGTAATTGTAAGCATTGTTATTGTGGTTTGGAAGGGAAGTCTTCTTACCGCCATAGCAGTAGGATTAAGTATTTTGCTTGTGATGATTGTAGCCGCATTTTGGGGGTTAACAATTCCGGCAGTTCTTCACAAAACAAAATTGGATCCCAAAATCGCAGCCGGACCAATTACTTTGGCGCTGACAGATATTTGCACAATTGTTTTTTATTTGGGTTTGGCTACGATAATTTTATAG
- a CDS encoding sodium:proton antiporter yields the protein MLPFVLMLGAIAVLPLVAHHWWENNRNKLIIAVILSIPTTIFLLSQSLSNELVHIMLFDYVPFLILLGALFTITGGIYLSGDIEAKPTTNTAFLGIGAVLASLMGTTGAAMLLIRPVIQTNKERTFKVHTILFFIAIVANAGGLLTPLGDPPLFMMYLRGAPFTWFFKLFPEWIVTNILLLVVYYLVDIYYHKKEPVSALKLDKSVKRPIKLEGNLNFVWLIGVVLSVAFLNEQYLTFINDNHYYKFIREAVILGMAVLSLLFTTKLVRTSNNFTWEPIKEVAYLFLGIFITMVPCLLFLEANAAHLGVNTPTQFYYYTGLLSSFLDNTPTAVTFHSLALGLGLTEGTMVAGIPEILLKSISTAAVFFGAMTYIGNGPNFMVKAVAEENNIKMPSFFAYMFKFSIIVLLPIFILVQWLFL from the coding sequence ATGTTGCCTTTTGTTTTAATGCTTGGTGCCATTGCCGTTCTTCCACTAGTAGCTCACCATTGGTGGGAAAACAATCGCAACAAATTAATAATTGCAGTTATATTAAGTATTCCAACAACAATATTTTTACTCTCACAGAGTTTAAGCAATGAATTAGTTCATATAATGTTGTTTGATTATGTACCGTTCTTAATTTTACTTGGCGCGCTATTTACAATTACTGGGGGTATTTATCTTTCGGGGGATATTGAGGCAAAGCCAACAACAAACACTGCGTTTTTGGGAATCGGAGCCGTGCTCGCATCGTTAATGGGAACAACTGGTGCGGCTATGTTGCTTATTAGACCGGTGATTCAAACCAACAAGGAAAGAACTTTTAAGGTACATACAATATTATTTTTTATTGCTATTGTTGCTAATGCCGGAGGTTTATTAACTCCTCTTGGCGACCCTCCTTTGTTTATGATGTATTTACGAGGGGCTCCCTTTACCTGGTTCTTTAAATTATTTCCTGAATGGATTGTAACCAACATACTTCTTCTTGTAGTTTATTACTTGGTTGATATTTATTACCACAAAAAAGAGCCGGTCTCGGCATTAAAATTAGATAAGTCAGTAAAAAGACCGATTAAATTAGAAGGAAACTTAAACTTTGTTTGGTTAATTGGGGTAGTATTATCTGTTGCATTCTTAAACGAACAATACTTAACCTTTATTAACGACAATCATTATTACAAATTCATCCGCGAAGCTGTTATTCTTGGAATGGCTGTGCTTTCTTTACTATTCACTACAAAACTTGTGCGTACATCTAATAATTTTACTTGGGAACCCATAAAAGAAGTAGCATATCTTTTCTTGGGAATTTTTATAACAATGGTTCCATGTTTACTTTTCTTAGAGGCAAACGCCGCTCACCTTGGGGTTAATACACCTACACAGTTTTATTATTATACCGGTTTGTTAAGCTCTTTCTTGGACAACACACCAACAGCGGTTACGTTTCACTCGCTTGCTCTGGGATTAGGGTTAACCGAAGGCACAATGGTGGCGGGAATTCCGGAGATATTACTAAAATCAATATCAACCGCGGCTGTGTTTTTTGGGGCAATGACTTATATTGGAAATGGACCTAATTTTATGGTTAAAGCTGTAGCAGAAGAAAACAATATAAAAATGCCTTCATTCTTTGCATACATGTTTAAGTTCTCAATTATTGTTTTATTGCCAATCTTTATATTGGTACAGTGGTTGTTTTTATAA